CCAATTGGCGACGATGTTGGCAGAACTCGAACGGCACGAAGCAGTCGTTGAGATCTTGGAACCGCTGGTCCAGCGAGTGGAAAAGGACGACAAGATGAAACAGCGGTTGAACTTGATGTTCATTCGCTACAACCACTATCGCAGCGAGATGCTGTATCACAGCGCGATGGCAAAAATCAAAACCGGCGACCTCGACGGTGCACGCCCGCTTTTGATTCAAGCTCACTCATTGTCCGAGAACCCGGTCGACATTTTGATCACCATGTATCGGACCGATGGGGACGAAGGTTGGAAACAATTGGTGCAGTCGAAACTTGCCACGGCAATTCGGCGTGCCGACGCGGAAGTTCAATCGGCTCAAGTGAAATCGCTTGCCAACGGCCGCGTCGGACCAGCCTTGGTGGCCGAAATGCTGAACCAATACGCATGGTTGGTCAGCAACACTGAAGGTGATCTTCAGAAAGCACTGCAGTACAGTTTGACTTCGCTTGAACTAGATGCTGACGGCGCTAAATACGATACGTGCGGCCGGTGCTATTTCGCAGTTGGTGACTTCGAAAACGCGGTGATGATGCAAAAGCGAGCGTTGAAACTGATGCCGCATTCGCCGCCGCTTGAACGGCAACTGAAACAGTTCGAAGAAGCACTCGCCGGCGCGGCAGCCAAGTCAGACTGATCTTCGGCCCCATTCTCGGCCCGCAGTACGGCGTCATCGCATTGCCATCACGTCACGGTTATTTGTCCGCGACTCTGTTCCAGCGAAATCTCTTACAGCGACGTGCTGCTCTTCAATACTGGTACTAGCAGTGCGAGCACCACGCCCAGCACAAGCACCGCCATCACCAACAACATCATCGGTTCGAGCAAACGGACGAACAAATCGAGTCGACGAAACGTGGTCTTTTCTAGTGAGTCCGCGATGTCGGGCAGAACGGTGTCCAACGAGTTACTTTCTTCACCGACGCTAATCATTTCAGCAACCGATTGCGGAAAATAGCCACTGTTTCGCAGCGGCAACGCCAAGCTCTCGCCGGCCTTGATGTTTTCAGTCGCATCGTTGATCGATTGTGTTAGCAAGCGATTCCCGGCCGCCGATCCAGCGATCTCTAGCGATTTCAGAAGCGGCACGCCGTTGCTTAGCAGAGTTCCAAGGACGCGACAAAATCGAGCCACCGCCAAGTTCATCAGAATATCACCAAGAACAGGAATCTTTAGCTTGATCCGATCGGCCAAATCTTTGCCGGCGTCGGTCTTCAACTTCATGTTGATCAAGACAAGGCCGATCGCGGCGGCTACCAACAGGATCCATCCGTAGCTTTGCAAAAAGTTGCTAAAGTTCAGCAACCATTCTGTCATCACAGGCATCTCGCCTTTTTTTCGCAGCCGTTCAAACAGCATGTCGAACTTCGGCACAAAGAACACCAACAGAGCCGACAGGACGACACTACCGACGCTGAACAAAAAGATCGGGTACGCCATCGCGCTGACTGTCCGGCCCTTCAGGTCTTCTTGCAGTTCGGTAAACGCACCGACTCGTTCTAATGCATCCTCTAGAAATCCGCCTTCGGAACCAGCACGCACCATGTTGCAGCCCATGTCGCTGAACACTTTCGGGAACCTCGCCATGGCTTCACCGAGCGGTTGGCCGTCTTCGACCTTGCCTTTGATTTCCGAGACGACCTCTTTCAGCGTCACGTTGGACGACTGATTCGAAAGCACTGTCAAGGACCGAATCATCGGCACACCGGCGCGCAAAAGCGACGCCAGTTGGCCGTAGAAGATCGCCATCGTTTGGCCGCTGACTTTCTTTTTGCGGCCGCCGAATCCTGGCAAAGATGACGACGCAGTAGCGTCTTTGACTTCGACGGGAAACAACGAACGCTCAGCTAGCATTGCCGACGCTTCACGCTGGCCGGGCGCTTCAAGCGTCCCGTTGACTTGTTTGCCCGTCATGTCACGAGCGATGTAGGCGAAGGTGGGCATGGGAGCAGTAGGGATCAGGTTACAGGTGACAGGTTTTAGGAAAATGCGACAAGCTCGGCTGCGATTTGCAACAGGGACGCTCATCCAGACCCTGAATCATGTGGCCTGAAACCTGTCCTCTGTCACTTACTCCGCTACAGTTGTTCGCCCTTGGTCACTCGAAGGACTTCGTCGACGCTAGTGTCACCGGCAACGACCTTGTCCCACGCATCCATCCGCAACGTTCGCATGCCGTTCTTCACCGCAGCACGGCGAATGTCCCAACTGCTGGCACGATCTTGAGCAAGTTGCCGGATGTCGTCGTTGGTGACCAACAATTCATAAATACCCATCCGGCCGCTATATCCAAAACCACGGCACTCGCGGCATCCGACAGGGCGATAAATTTTCCCATCGCCAAGGCGATCCCAACTGAAATCTGGTGGCGCGTCGTCGCTCGTCGGCGTGAACGATTCTTTACAGTGGGTGCATAGCCTACGCAGCAGTCGCTGAGCCATGACGGCTTCGACCGTACCCGCCACGAGGAACGGTTCAACGCCCATATCACCCATCCGAGTGAACGCGCCTGCGGCATCGTTGGTGTGTAGCGTGCTGAATACCAAGTGCCCCGTCAGCGAAGCTTGGATCGCATTTTCGGCAGTTTCCAAGTCTCGAATTTCGCCGACCAGAACCACATCCGGGTCGTGCCGCAAAATACTGCGCAGGGAAGCCGAGAACGTTAGCCCAATCTTGGGGTGAACTTGGATCTGGTTGATCCCATCCAACTGATACTCGACGGGATCTTCCGTCGTGATAATCTTCGTCGCTGGCGATCGAATCTGCAGCAAACTGCTGTACAGCGTTGTCGTCTTCCCCGAACCTGTCGGGCCCGTGACCAAGATGATTCCATGTGGCAACTCGATGATCTTGCTGAACCGTTCAAAAATCTCGGGCGACATGCCCAGTCCTTGAAGATCGAACACCATCGACGACTTATCAAGAACCCGCATGACCAAGCTTTCGCCGTGGATCATCGGGATCACACTTAATCGAATATCGACGTCTCGCCCGTGAACTCGCAACTTGATGCGACCGTCCTGCGGCAATCGCTTTTCTGCGATGTTCAAGCGAGCCATGATTTTCAAGCGGCTGATGATGGCAGCTTGAAAGCGATTGATTTCTGGAGGCGTCGGCTGAGTATGCAAGATACCGTCAATGCGGAAGCGAACGACTAATCCATTGCCTTGCGACTCGATGTGAACGTCACTGGTACGAGACTGGATCGCTTCGAGCAAGATTTCGTTTACCAGTCGAACCACCGACGCTTCCTGCGCCATCTCGCTAAGTTCGCTGCCATCGGATTCGATTTGCTCGAGCAGTTCGACTTCGCTTTCTTCGCCCTTGGCCGCCATCAGGCCTTCGATGGTTTCGCTGCCGACTCCGAGATGCCGATTCATCAGGCGCGCGATCTCTTCGCGTGCCGCGACAACGGGAATAATATTTTTTCCAGTTACCGCGCTTGCTTCGTCCAGCGGATACAGATCCAGCGGATCCGACGTTGCGACGATGATCGAATCGCCCTCGAAGCCAATTGGGAACAACGAATTTCGATAAATCAGCTTCTGCGGAAAGCCTTCGAGCGCGGTCAAGTCGACGTCGATTTCTCGCAAGTCGACATAGTCCAAGCCAACCTCATCCGCCAAAGCATGCAACGCATCTTTTTCGCCAACGTACCCCAGTGCGATCGCCGATTGGACCACATTCGACGCATCCTCTTGCCTACTTTGCGTGAGTTGATCGTCGGTCAATAGTCCGCGTCGTTTTAGGATTTCGCCAGCGCTCATAGAAACAAGTATCGGGAGTTACATGGATAGTTCAGGCTGCTGCCACCAGGGTAGCAGCAACAAACACCGCCGTAGCAGAAAAAATACTAGCGTCGCAGTAATGTAAGCCACGTCGGGCGCGTTAGCGTCCGGGTCGACCGCTACCGCCACCGCCTGTTCGTCCGCCACCACCGCTAGGTCGACCGCCACCGAACGGACTGCCGCCGCCAAATGGACTGCCACCACTTCCTCGACCGCCCGTATCACCGCCGCCACGTAACGAACGGAACATTTCGATGCGTCGTTGGATCTCGGACGCCGATTGGGCTGCTGCATCGCCACCGGAATCACCGCCGCTCGACGTCGTTGGCTTAGCGCCGCTGCTGGAATTTGTCGTCGAAGATTTGGCTTGGGTTCCAAGAATCGATTCGAGCGCCAACTTTAACACATCTGGATTGACGGCGCCCGTCATCGTGTAAGTGCTGATCGTTTCTTCGGTTGTCATGCCGCCTTCGTCAAGTTGTTCGACAAGGGCACGAACTTCATTGAAATCCTGGGGTGTTGCAATCACGACCAACGAATTGCTTTTCGTGTCGACAGCGATGCTGATTTTCGCTGGCGTACTGGCTGCAGACTGACCGCCACCTCCGCCGCCTCGACCACCGCCACCACCACGCAGCGCCTGGATGAAATCCTGAGGCGAAGGCTGTCCGCCGCCGCTGCCGCCGCGACCGCCGCTTCCACCACTATCTTGGCCGGCAATCCGGTCACCAAACACACTTTTGACCACAGTGGCAACCTGTTCGGCATCTTGATAGATGACAGGAATCAGAAGTGGCTTCGCAGCCGTTTCGACATCCTCGGGGCTCTCTTGAATGTCAATTTTTTCCAAAATCAGTTCGATCATTTGCATGTCGACGGGTCCGGCCTGAACGATCAATGCGTTCAGCCGTGCGTCGGGCACCATGCTGACCGAGCCGGTTGTCGTTAGAACCGATTTAGCAGATGAGGTTTCGCCGCCACCACCACCTCCGGCAAGTCCCATCAAGCCACCAAGCATGCCGCCACCGAAACCGCCCACCATGGAATCCACAGCCGACGATACAGAACTTTCGGCACCGCCAAGAATCTTTGCAATCAACTCGGCTGTTTCGTCAGCTTTGGCATACTTCAGCCAGAAAATAGTCGGCAAATTCGACTGAGCCGCCGATGGCCCCGCAAGCGATTCCATCAGACCTTGAAATGCGTCAAGGGCCGCAACGTCATCGGACGCGATCAAGATTCCTGCAGGCGTGAACTGAACGACGATGTCTTTGCCGCCAACCGACAACGTTTGCGTCGAACCGTTGAAGGGCGATTGCTCTGCGGTTGCCGTTTCTTCGTTTTCGGTTTGGAACATCGTCAACGTCTGATCTGATACGCGACCATAACGAGCTTCGGATCCAACGGGGGTTTCGATCGGCGATGCCTTCTCGTTTTCGTTGGACTTCTCGTTTCGGTCGCCACGAATCACACGGCGTTCGGGAATTCCACCGTTGCTATTTGATGAACCAGAGGAAGGTGCGATCGTGCGGATCAGATTGTCTCGGCCCATCATCGGCCAAAGACTTTGAACTTGGTTCAGTGCATCTTCGGCGGCACGACCGGTGTAGGGCAAGATCCTGACCTTGTCGCCCATGTCACCGAATTGGCTTTCACCCTCGAGTTCACGGAGCAGGTTTTCAACCATCGCGATTTGAGTTGACGTGCCGCGAACCCACAGTTTTCCCGTCGCAGGATCGCCATCAACAATTGGCCCATCGCCACCTTCGGCCGTAACGCCAAAGAACTTGTTGATCGTCAAAAGCGCTTGGGCGGGATCGAGACGCTGTAGGTCAATGACTTTGAATTCCTGTCCGCTGCCTTCCATCTCAGCGATGCTCCTGTCGATCATCTCGTGCATTTCAGGGCGAGCGAATGCGACAATCGCATTGGTTTTTGGATCGATCGCGATGCGTGCGTCGGGGGTTCCAGCCAACAAAGTCTGCAGCACATCGAACACAGTCGCGCTGTCTGCGTTGGTGACCGAATGAGTGCGAAAGATGGGAGCCGAGATCGTTTCGCCAGAATCCAACGCCGCCACGACGATTGGTTGATCGGCTTTGTCAACGATCGATTGCAACAAGCCCGTTTTGCCTGGCAAGCCGGTTGCGTAGATGCGATCACCTAGAGGGCCGACCGAAATACGAATGTCATCCGCAGCGTTCACGGTGGGCTCGAGTCCCAGCAATGGCCGAGCGATTTCTAACAGTTCTTCAGCGCCGCGGTACTTCAGCACGATTTCGGTGACGTCCGTATCCGCAGTCGACGCGTTCTTTAGCATTTCGCGGATCGCGATCAGCTTGCTAGCAGTTTCGGTCACTTTGACTTGGCGGGCAGTATCGAGCACGACGACACGCCCCCACGGGCCCACCAACAACGCAAGTTCTTCTCGAGCTGCCGTTGGCGTCAAACTGCCAAGTGGGAAAACGGTGCTGACAATGTCGCTGCGTCCGCGCTCGTCAAGCTGCTCGGCTTTCACCAGTTCCGCAATTTCGCTAATCAGTTTGTTGGCGTTTTCACCTTCCAAGTCGATGACTTGCAGCATTCGACCGCGACGGACCAACGAATATCCGCGTTTCATCAGCGACAAGTTCAGCACATCAAGCGCTTCGTCAAGCGTATAACTGCGTGTCGGGTCGGCAAACGTGAACGTTCCCAGTGGAATTACGTCCAGCTGCAACGACAAATCTGCTTGGTCGGAAAACCAATCGAGCACAGATTTCCATTCGGTGCCGGAGAAATTAAAACGCAACCCATCACCGTCGGCGTCCGATGCTCCACCAACAATCGGGGCCGCCGGAGCAACAACGGGCGCAGGCGTTGCAAGTGGCACAGCCGGCGCGGCTGCCGACGCAGGCGCGTTGTCGGATTCGACTTCTTCCGCGGTATTATCCGCAGAATCGGCAGCTGAATCCGGGACTGCGACCGGCTCTTGCGCCCACACCAGGGAAGGCTCGAGTGTGCCTGACGAGAACGCCAGAACAGTCACGAGCGAAGCGATTGAAAGTACAGTTGTTGGTTTCATAAGGATTGACGGGACCAGTCTGGACGAGATTTTTTAGGCTCCGTGACATCTTAGTCGCACGTTTGCCGTTGGTTTGCAAGGAAACACCCGGCCGCCATCACTCCTGCGGCGACAGTGCCTCCCATTTCCTTTAACCCTCGTAATTGGTTCGGGTATCGGGGCAAACGATCAAAACAAACACTTGGGCGACGCTTGCTAGGCTGGTAAGATGATGCCCATCAGAACCGAACTGGTCATTTGGTCGCGATCGTATCGCCAGATTCGTGGGCTTTTTCGCAGAGCCGACGGTGTTCCAGTGCGAATTTTCGATCCGATGGGAATTTTCAAAGAATGAAATCGATGCTGAAGAAGCAAAAGAAGCTGATTCTCACCCCAGAGCAACAAGACGCGATGCGCCGAGCCGGTCGGGTAAACGCGCGGTTGATGGATTACATCCGCCCACATGTTAAAGCCGGTGTCACGACGCTTTCGATCGATAATCTGATCCACTCCTGGACAATCGATAACGGGCATATTCCAGCAACGCTGGGCTACCAAAATTACCCCAAGAGTTGCTGCACAAGCATCAACGACGTCATTTGCCACGGAATTCCCGACGAATACACGCTCAAAGACGGCGACATCATCAACGTCGACATCACGACGATCGTCGACGGCTGGCATGGCGACCAAAGTGAAACGTTCTTCATTGGCGATGTCTCGGAACAGCGTCGGGCGGTGACTCAGTGTGCGTTTGATTGCTTGTACTTGGCGATCGATGCCCTAACACCAGGAAGCCGCGTCAGCACGATCGGCGAAACCGTGGTTCCCGAAGCCCATCGCCGCGGCTTTACCGTCGTTCGCGAATACGTCGGACACGGCCTGGGACGGGCGTTTCACCTTGATCCCTCGATTCCCCATTTTCCAAACCGCCAAAGCCGAATTGACCGTTTGTACCCCGGCATGTGCTTTACAGTCGAACCGATGATCAATGCGGGCAGTCGATACACACGAAGCGATAAAGTCGATGGTTGGACAGTGCGGACGAAAGACGGCATGGCTTCGGCTCAGTTCGAACACACACTGCTGATGACCGAAGACGGGCCGGAAATTTTGACGCAAACTGAATACGGTCCCCGAAAAGGTCACCAATTCGAATGCCTCGAGGCCGATCGAGCTGGCGAAAAAGCGAACGCAGAATCCACGTAGTCCTACCCTGGATGGCGAGAATCTGCCTACTGACGAAAACGGCGAACTGACGAAATCTGACTTCTTCTTTCGAGGCAACGACCATGCAGTTGATCGCGCGAGACGTTCTGATTCACCGTTTTGTTCCGGACGAGGGGGAACCGTCGACCGCCGTCCGAGTCACTCACCGGACCAACCGTACTGAGGTCATCAACGAAGAAACCGTTTCGCCGCGAGACAACTTGCGTCGTGCCCTGGCCGAACTGGTGGCAATACTAAATCCCCACCCTGACCACATTCGCGAACCCCGATTGCAATTGTTCGACGAGGTGACACTTAAATTGCCGGAATCGACCCAAGACGGTCGGATTCTCGAAATGAAATGGAATTTCACGAGCCGCGAGTGGTTCTATTTTGTGGAGTGCCGCAACACTCATGCATCGGGCGAGTACGTGATCGCTGACCTGCAGCTGTTCGAAGAAGTTTGACGCTCAGCTTGGCCCTTGCTTGCTTGCCTGACATTACCGCTGGCTTTTCCTAAGTCGCCTTTACCTCCCCCCCTGATTTCCCGCCTCCAACCCATGGTCGTGTCCGAGTGAAGTTTCTGATTTGCACCTTGATCCTGTTTTCGTTTGCGATCGCGCCGACCCATGCGAAGGCTGAAACGCCTCCGAATATTGTGTTGCTGTTGTCGGACGACCAAGCGTGGACGGACTACAGCTTCATGGGGCACGAGGCGATTCAAACGCCGAACTTAGACGCACTGGCACGTCGCAGCGCCGTGTTCCGCCGTGGGTACGTGCCAACGGCTCTGTGTCGACCGTCTCTCGCGACGCTACTAACCGGCCACTACGCGTCGACTCACGGTATCACCGGCAACGATCCATCGCCCAAGTACGCCAAACCTGACTCGAAACTGTACGATGCGCGCCGCGCTCAATTGATTTCTTACTTGGATCGTTTTGACACGGTTCCCGAACTGCTTGGCAAACGCGGCTACCTTAGCCACCAGAGCGGCAAGCTGTGGGAAGGCAGTTATACAAACGCTGGCTTTACCGACGGCATGACCCGCGGCTTCCCCAATCCAGGCGGGCGTCATGGTGATGATGGGCTAACGATCGGCCGCCAAGGCATTGAGCCAATCGCCGAGTTCGTTGACAAAGCGGTCGCGGCAAAGAAACCGTTCTTTTTGTGGTACGCGCCCTTCCTGCCTCACTCGCCGCACAATCCGCCTGAACGAATCCTATCGAAGTACAAAACTGACGGACGAACCGATTCGGTTGCGAAGTACTTTGCAATGTGCGAATGGTTCGACGAAACTTGCGGCGATGTGATGAAGTTGATCGACGACAAAGGGCAACGTGACAACACGCTATTCGTTTACCTGACCGACAACGGCTGGATCCAAGATCCCAACAGCAGCAAGTACGCGATGCGATCAAAGCAGACTCCGTACGAAGGCGGGATCCGTACGCCAATCATGTACAGTTGGCCCGGAAAGATCATCCCCGGCGAACGAACCGAGTTGGCAACAAGTTTAGACATCGCACCGACGATGTTAGCAGCAGCCGGGCAAACGATCCCCGACGGGTTACCAGGATTGAACCTGTTGCCCAATTTGGAAACAGGTGCCGCAATTGAACGAGACAGAATCTTTGGCGAAAGCTTTGCGCACGATGTCGCCGACATTGAAAATCCCGAAGCCTCGTTGTTGTTCCGCTGGGTAATCGAAGGCAAGTGGAAACTTCTGCTGACCTACGACGGAGAAACCAACCGTTACACAAGCACTCACCCGAGAACTGAAAAGGGTCCGCAGCTGTTCGACTTGATCGCCGATCCGGCCGAAAAAACGAACCTTGCTAGCGACAACCCTAAAGTTGTCGCAAAACTCGCTCGCGAAATCGAAAAGTGGTATCCCGTCAAAGAGCGAAAAACGATCACATCGGCGCCGTGAAAGTGCGTTGAATGACGGCGTAGCTATTGGCGAAACAGTCCGTACTTTGCGATACAACGCAGCGCACTGAGGCCGTCTCGCCAACCGATCTTTTTGCCTTCGTCGTACCACCGGTGATGGTAGCGGATCGGTCGCTCGGTAAATCGCAATCCTTTTCGAGCCCAACGCGCCGTTACTTCGATTTCGATTCCAAAGCGATTTTCCTGCAACTCGTCAAGAATTGTCTCGAAGTGCTCTCGTCTTGCCATCTTGTAACACGTTTCGACGTCGCTAAGCCGAATTCCCACAGCAAGGCTCGCCAGCATCGTCAGAAAGCTGTTGACGGCTTGGTGCCACCAAGGCGATAGAGATCGATCGCAGTGGCCATAGCGAGTGCCGTAGGCGATGTCAGATTCACCCGCCAAAATCGGTTGTAGCAACGCACGAAAATCGGACGGGTCGTATTCGCGATCCGCATCTTGGATCACGATCACATCGCCCGTCGCAGCGCGAATCCCCGTGCGGATCGCAGCGCCTTTGCCAGCATTGGCAGCGTGATGACGCACGACCACGTCGGGATCGCCATCAAATTGATCAATGACGGTTCCAGTGCCATCGCTGCTGCCATCGTTTACGAGAACAATCTGCATCGGCATCCCTGTTTCGCGCAGGCGGTGCACGACGCTTGCAATGGTTTTTTGCTCGTCAAAAACGGGAACGATCACTGTCAAACAGAAACCGTTTGGCAATCGATAAATCGAAAGTTTTCGGCATGCCGAAGGACCGAGTTCACGGTGCATCGCGTCAACGTATTCATCGGCCCACCAATGTGTTGGGCTAACGACCTTGCTTTCAATTGCCAGCAAATTTTCATCATTGTGCTGATTGCGAGAACCCGCATCACTGGCACTTGAATCTTCGTCATCGTCAGGCATCGCAGGTCGTTTTGTAGAAAGCATCGGTGAATAGGAACACTGCGCCATTTTGGTCTCACATCGGCTCGCTGTGTGGCGCGACGCGAGCAAAAAAATTTTAGCTGATGTTGCACCGCATTTCATTGCCTTTCAGTCCAACCCGTCCATCGAAATGAAAATGTTGCGTTAGATTGTTGTTGACATTCGAGTGCGACGACGCCAAATTCTGTCCCGTTCCAAGTGCGGAACGCGAGCGGACAGCCGCGGCGAATCGCAACTTATCTTTTCAAACTTTTTAGGGCGTGTGCGATGCATCGTTCGGGTACCGAACAAACTTTGGCATCCATCGGTTTTCCGCTTGGAAGCTGCTCTCCGATCGCAAATCAACCTCCTCCTCACTCATCAATAGCCGCAGTCGTTTAACGACGATTCAAGCGGACAGAAGTCGACAATAAAAACAGTTGTCGAAATCGACCATGGAACGTTCAAATGAATTGAACTGACCGCGGAGGATCGCAGTGGACGCGATCAGCCAAACTTCGAGGGGTGGTAACGACGGAACGCACCGGCAAGTTTTCTTGCGAACATGGATGTCACCCTCTCTTTCTGCTTTCACTCTTTGAGTTGCGTCATCGCCTGACGGAAAAGGATTTTCCAACGGCAATGCTCGCTGCAGTGATTCGCGACCGGCCTGCATGATGCACGTCCGGTCGTGTTTCTTTCTTTTTTTGGTTTTTAGTTTTCGAACTCACCAAGATTCGAAACCGAAGTTGATACTCTCAAACGCATCGGGCGGCTGGCGTCAATCGCTACAACACATCTTGCGACAGCAGTGGGTTGCGAGATGCGAGCCCGATGCAAATCGAAGTCGAACTGGGTTGCCGTGAAGCGAGCTGGAACGATAATGCAGCCCCATGATCCCACTGCGCGACAACATCCCCAGCCGAACCACGCCGATCGTCAATTATGCGATCATTGCAATTTGCGCCTTGGCCTTCATCACTCAGTTGAGCGAACCGGAAGGCACGATAGCTGAATCGTTCGGGATGGTACCACTGAGAGTCTCGGATCCAAGTGCCATTGCGACGTTGCAACACCAAGCACAGGTGCGTACGCCGGAAGGTATTCAGACGGTCATCGTCGAGCATACGTTGGCGCCCGCTGTGATTGCGCCCTGGATGACGATAGTGTCGTGCATGTTTCTGCACGGCGGATGGATGCACTTTCTGGGGAACATGTGGTTCCTTTATATCTTTGGTGACAATGTCGAAGACCGACTTGGTCATGTCGGTTACGCGGTCGCCTATTTGGGGACCGGTATCGCCGCAGGTCTCGCTCACTACGTAACGGATCCGACCAGCCCGATACCGACGATTGGTGCCAGCGGGGCGATCGCCGGAGTGATGGGAGCTTACGCTTGGCTTTATCCTCATGCACGTGTCCAAGCGGTACTACCTATCTTTATCATCCTGCAAATCTTCGTGTTACCAGCGCCCGTTTTTCTGGGAATCTGGTTTGCCCTGCAAACCTTCAGCGGAGTTTCGGCTTCGGCTAGCGGCGAAGCCGGTGGTGTCGCGTGGTGGGCACACATTGGCGGATTCGTCGCCGGTGCAATGATTGCAATTTTGGTTGGCCGAACTCATATGGGTAACGATCCCGTCACCACGCGTCGCTTTTAGCGGCCGAAGCTGCCATTCGTTGCGGGCCGAGACTTTTACGAGCCGAGCTTCGATGGGAATCGCTTGAGTCAATCGGTCGGCGACAATTTATGCGTTGGTCAAAAAACAGATTGAACTGCGATCTTATTCGAACTGTATCATCAACTCGCCACTGGTCGTCTATACTGGTCCAAGTCTGAGACAAAACGCACATGGTGACCATGTGTTCCCAACCAGGCCGAGCAGACATCAGGTCCTTGGCCTGGCTATCCCAAAATGCCTGCAACGCATGAACCGACCGCAATCACGGATGGACGTTCCTTCAATGCAATCCACCACTCGCTTCGAACCGAATCCGACGATCACGGCCGAAGGTTCCGTCGCTTCGAAGACGGACCCAAAGTTGATGGAGGCGTATGATCGCCTATCGCGTGATGGGAAAGTCAGTTGGACTGGCCATCATCACATGCTGCGAATGCTTGGCCGCGGTGGTCAGGGCGAAGTCTATTTGACAGAGTACCGAGGGACCGACGGCTTCACCGTTCCTGTGGCAATGAAGGTCTTCTCGCCGGAACGATACAACGGCGTCGCGGCCTACACCGAGGCGATGCAACGAGTCGCATCGATTGCCGCTCGCGTTGCGATGATCCAGCACGACAATCTACTCGATGTACAAAACTTTTTTGAACGCGAGCGTGTACGAATCATGATGATGGAATGGGTCGACGGCTATGACCTTCGCCAATTGATGTCGCCACGGTGTCTGCACTTGCTGCACGGACACGTCAGCAGTCGGCGATGGCGATACATCAACGAAGTCATTTTGACCGAGGGTGTCGACCAATCGCGATTCAAAGCCGGTG
The Rubripirellula reticaptiva DNA segment above includes these coding regions:
- a CDS encoding type II secretion system F family protein gives rise to the protein MPTFAYIARDMTGKQVNGTLEAPGQREASAMLAERSLFPVEVKDATASSSLPGFGGRKKKVSGQTMAIFYGQLASLLRAGVPMIRSLTVLSNQSSNVTLKEVVSEIKGKVEDGQPLGEAMARFPKVFSDMGCNMVRAGSEGGFLEDALERVGAFTELQEDLKGRTVSAMAYPIFLFSVGSVVLSALLVFFVPKFDMLFERLRKKGEMPVMTEWLLNFSNFLQSYGWILLVAAAIGLVLINMKLKTDAGKDLADRIKLKIPVLGDILMNLAVARFCRVLGTLLSNGVPLLKSLEIAGSAAGNRLLTQSINDATENIKAGESLALPLRNSGYFPQSVAEMISVGEESNSLDTVLPDIADSLEKTTFRRLDLFVRLLEPMMLLVMAVLVLGVVLALLVPVLKSSTSL
- a CDS encoding secretin N-terminal domain-containing protein, translating into MKPTTVLSIASLVTVLAFSSGTLEPSLVWAQEPVAVPDSAADSADNTAEEVESDNAPASAAAPAVPLATPAPVVAPAAPIVGGASDADGDGLRFNFSGTEWKSVLDWFSDQADLSLQLDVIPLGTFTFADPTRSYTLDEALDVLNLSLMKRGYSLVRRGRMLQVIDLEGENANKLISEIAELVKAEQLDERGRSDIVSTVFPLGSLTPTAAREELALLVGPWGRVVVLDTARQVKVTETASKLIAIREMLKNASTADTDVTEIVLKYRGAEELLEIARPLLGLEPTVNAADDIRISVGPLGDRIYATGLPGKTGLLQSIVDKADQPIVVAALDSGETISAPIFRTHSVTNADSATVFDVLQTLLAGTPDARIAIDPKTNAIVAFARPEMHEMIDRSIAEMEGSGQEFKVIDLQRLDPAQALLTINKFFGVTAEGGDGPIVDGDPATGKLWVRGTSTQIAMVENLLRELEGESQFGDMGDKVRILPYTGRAAEDALNQVQSLWPMMGRDNLIRTIAPSSGSSNSNGGIPERRVIRGDRNEKSNENEKASPIETPVGSEARYGRVSDQTLTMFQTENEETATAEQSPFNGSTQTLSVGGKDIVVQFTPAGILIASDDVAALDAFQGLMESLAGPSAAQSNLPTIFWLKYAKADETAELIAKILGGAESSVSSAVDSMVGGFGGGMLGGLMGLAGGGGGGETSSAKSVLTTTGSVSMVPDARLNALIVQAGPVDMQMIELILEKIDIQESPEDVETAAKPLLIPVIYQDAEQVATVVKSVFGDRIAGQDSGGSGGRGGSGGGQPSPQDFIQALRGGGGGRGGGGGGQSAASTPAKISIAVDTKSNSLVVIATPQDFNEVRALVEQLDEGGMTTEETISTYTMTGAVNPDVLKLALESILGTQAKSSTTNSSSGAKPTTSSGGDSGGDAAAQSASEIQRRIEMFRSLRGGGDTGGRGSGGSPFGGGSPFGGGRPSGGGGRTGGGGSGRPGR
- the map gene encoding type I methionyl aminopeptidase translates to MLKKQKKLILTPEQQDAMRRAGRVNARLMDYIRPHVKAGVTTLSIDNLIHSWTIDNGHIPATLGYQNYPKSCCTSINDVICHGIPDEYTLKDGDIINVDITTIVDGWHGDQSETFFIGDVSEQRRAVTQCAFDCLYLAIDALTPGSRVSTIGETVVPEAHRRGFTVVREYVGHGLGRAFHLDPSIPHFPNRQSRIDRLYPGMCFTVEPMINAGSRYTRSDKVDGWTVRTKDGMASAQFEHTLLMTEDGPEILTQTEYGPRKGHQFECLEADRAGEKANAEST
- a CDS encoding GspE/PulE family protein, with the translated sequence MSAGEILKRRGLLTDDQLTQSRQEDASNVVQSAIALGYVGEKDALHALADEVGLDYVDLREIDVDLTALEGFPQKLIYRNSLFPIGFEGDSIIVATSDPLDLYPLDEASAVTGKNIIPVVAAREEIARLMNRHLGVGSETIEGLMAAKGEESEVELLEQIESDGSELSEMAQEASVVRLVNEILLEAIQSRTSDVHIESQGNGLVVRFRIDGILHTQPTPPEINRFQAAIISRLKIMARLNIAEKRLPQDGRIKLRVHGRDVDIRLSVIPMIHGESLVMRVLDKSSMVFDLQGLGMSPEIFERFSKIIELPHGIILVTGPTGSGKTTTLYSSLLQIRSPATKIITTEDPVEYQLDGINQIQVHPKIGLTFSASLRSILRHDPDVVLVGEIRDLETAENAIQASLTGHLVFSTLHTNDAAGAFTRMGDMGVEPFLVAGTVEAVMAQRLLRRLCTHCKESFTPTSDDAPPDFSWDRLGDGKIYRPVGCRECRGFGYSGRMGIYELLVTNDDIRQLAQDRASSWDIRRAAVKNGMRTLRMDAWDKVVAGDTSVDEVLRVTKGEQL
- a CDS encoding C2 domain-containing protein; amino-acid sequence: MQLIARDVLIHRFVPDEGEPSTAVRVTHRTNRTEVINEETVSPRDNLRRALAELVAILNPHPDHIREPRLQLFDEVTLKLPESTQDGRILEMKWNFTSREWFYFVECRNTHASGEYVIADLQLFEEV